TGGGCTTCAAGACCGTGCGGTCCCATCACCGCTATCCGCGACTGCGGCTGGAGCTGCGCTCGGTCGCGTCGTGGCGTGAGGACGTCGAGGTGGCCCTCGAGCGGCTGCTCGGCTCGATGGCCGGGGAAGGTCCGCTACGCACCGGCGCCTTCAGTGCACCGCGCGCGGTGACGCCGATCAGCAGCCCCAACTGACTCTCCGGCGTGTCGCAGGGCGTCCGCGGCCGGCGCCGTGAGAGGCTGACCGAAGCCAGTTGCCGGCGGCACAGCGCCCGCCCAACGAGTGGCCTTGGAGCGCCAAGTGCGCGAGCAGGGGTTCACCCTGGACGGAAGGTCGAGTCGTATCCGCCGCAAACGTCTCATGCCGTGGTCGACGGTTGGCCGTAATCAGTAGCGCCGAACTCAGCCGGCGAGCGCGCTGAGCCGGAACTGCCCGGTGGGCACGTCGAGGTGCTCCGGGAGGTAGAGCCGCTGCAGCGCCGCCACGACGGCTTCCGCGACCGCGTCGCGAAACTCGCTGGTGGCCAGCCGCGCCGCGTCGCTCGGGCTGCTGAGATAGCCGGCTTCCAGGCGCACCGCGGGCATCCTGGTCAGCCGCAGCAGCTCCCAGGACTTCGGGTGGGTCCGGCAGTCGAGCAGGTCGGTGCGCGAGGTGACCTCTCGCACGATCAGGTCGGCGAGCCTGGCGCCGATCACGGAGTGGCCGCTCTGGCCGGGACGCGCCGCGCCGTAGAAGTAGCAGGCGACCCCGCTGGGCTCGCCGCTGGCGGCCGCGTCGTGATGCAGCGAGACGACGAGCTCGGCGGCTACCTCGTTGGCGAACCGGGCGCGTTCGGTCTCGGGCGGATGGGTGTCTGCGCTGCGGGTGAGGTAGGTCGTCACGCCGAGCGCGCCGAGCCGACCCTCGATGCGGGTCGCCAGGTCGAACGCGAGCTCAGCCTCGGTCAGGCCGAACCCGCTCACTCCCTCGTCACTGCCGCCGTGGCCCGGGTCGAGCACGATCGTGCGTCCGGTGAGGTTCTGCCCGCTGCGACGCAGCCGCTCCTCCTCGCGACGCTCCGAAGGCGAGCCGCCGGTGACGGTACGGCGCAACCGCTCGAGGGCCCGCAGCGTGTCGGGTCCGAGCGTGCCGTCGGCGCGCAGCCCGACGTTGCGCTGGAACTCTCGCAGCGCAGCGTCGGTCGCCGTGCCGAAGATGCCGTCACAGCGTCCGGGATCGAAGCCGAGATCGAGCAGGCGCTGCTGGAGCACCGCGACGTCGTCGCCCACGAACGGCCGGTTGACCGTGAACGACAGCACCCGGTCGCCGAAGCGCCAATGCGCCTCGTCGAGGCAGCGGTAGGTCTCCGGCCCGACGATCCCGTCGATCCGCAGTCCGCGCGACTGCTGGAAGCCGCGCACCGCGCGATCGGTCGCGTCGTCGAACACGTCGCCGTCGGCGCCGGCCTCGGTCGAGGCGAGATCGAGCAGGCCGAGGCCGCTCAGCTTGGCTCGGATCTCGGCGACGCCGTCACCGCGATCCCCGCGCCGGAACTCCACCACGCTGCGATGCTACGCAGCCGGCAAGGCGGCGCCAGTGCTCAGAGGTAAGCCTCGAGGTCGCGCAGCAGCGCGGCCTTCGGCTTGGCCCCGACGATGGACTTGACGACCTCGCCACCCGAGAACACCGACATGGTCGGGATCGACATCACCTGGTAGCGCCGGGTGATTTCCGGGTTCTCGTCGGTGTTGACCTTGACGACGCGGATCTTGCCTGCGTTCTCGGTCGCGATCTCTTCGAGAACGGGCGCCACCATCTTGCACGGGCCGCACCACTCCGCCCAGAAGTCGACGAGCACAGGTACGTCGCTGCCGAGCACTTCGGCGTCGAACGTGGCGTCGGTCACTGCGGTGGTTGCGGCACCCATCGTGGTCTCCTGAGTCGGTCGGATGTTGTGATCAACGAGGCGCCGGGCGTGGTTGTTCCCGGCGTCTGTCAGTGCTGGTCTTCGAGGTAGCGCTCGACGTCGATGGCCGCGGCGCAGCCGCTGGCGGCCGCGGTGATCGCCTGCCGGAACGTCCGGTCGACGAGGTCGCCGCAGGCGAACACGCCTGGCAGGTTGGTCCGGGTGCGCGGCGAGTCGACGACGACGTAACCCTCGGCGTCGAGCGTCACCTGGTCACGTACCAGCTCGCTGCGCGGGTCGTGGCCGATCGCGACGAACACTCCGCCGACCGGCAGCGTCGACGTCTCACCGGTCGTGACGTCTTCGAGGACGAGTCCGCTGACCTTGTCCTCGCCGGCGACCTCCTTCACGACGCTGTTCCACGCGAACTTGATCTTCGGGTTGTCGTGTGCGCGGTCGGCCATGATCTTCGAGGCGCGCAGCGCGTCGCGCCGATGCACGATCGTCACCGACTCGCCGAACTTGGTCAGGAACGTGGCCTCCTCGACTGCGGAGTCACCGCCGCCGACGACCGCGATCGGCTGGTCGCGGAAGAAGAAGCCGTCACAGGTGGCGCACCAGGAGACGCCCCGCCCGGACAGCTCCTTCTCGCCGGGCACCCCGAGCTCGCGGTACGCCGAGCCCATCGCGAGGATCACCGTGCGTGCCAGGTGGGTCTCCCCGCCGACGCTCACCCGCTTGACCTCACCGGTCAGGTCGAGCTCCGTTGCGTCGTCGGTGATGATCTCGGCGCCGAACTTCTCTGCCTGCTTGCGCATCATGTCCATGAGCTCTGGACCCATCACACCGTCGGGGAAGCCCGGGAAGTTCTCGACCTCCGTGGTGTTCATCAGCGCGCCGCCGAACTGGAAGCCCTCGATCAGCAGCGGATGCAGGTTCGCGCGAGCGGTGTAGATCCCGGCGGTGTAACCGGCCGGGCCTGATCCGACGATGATGACGTCGCGCACCCCATCGGGCATGTTCGCTCACTTCCTCGCCGCGGCCGGGCGGCGTGCCCGCCGGCGGTGTCCTCGCCGCAACACCGATCCTAGGAAGGTCATTCCCGTGCAAGGCTGGCAGGTGTGTCCGAGCGGTCGGTGGTCATGCGCTGCGCCGTGCACTCGGGACGGGCGGCACACGACGAGTGCCCGGTGTGCGGGCGGGCCCGCTGCGACGACGACGTCCGGGAGTTCGGTTCCCGCGGCTGCGCCGCCTGCGTCGTAGACCAAGCGCCGGCGCGGCCCGTCTCTGCGCTGGCCGCGGTGGTGTCGGCCGCCGCGCCGATCGTCCCCGTGGCTGGCGTGGGCGGCTGGATCTACTCGCAGTACGTCGAGGTCCACATCTTCTCGTGGCTGGTTCCGGCGCTGATCGGGGTCGCGGGTTCGTCCGCATCGAGCGCGCTCGCGGCGCGGCGCACGCCGATGAACGCTGCCCGCCAGGTCAACAGGATCTGCGTCCTGACCGGCGCGGTCGCCGCCGTGCTCGGTACGGCGCTCGGCTTCCGGCTGTTCCCCCACGGTCCGCACGACCCGTTGCACCCGTGGCACGAAGTCGGCCTGCCCTACCTCGCCGCCGCAGTCGCCGCGGTGCTCTGGCCGCTCGCGCTCGGCCCGCCGCGGCGCAGCGAGCCGCGCGAGCCGTGAGGTATCAGCTCGCCGACAGCAGCTGGAAGTCGAGCAGTGAGCTGTCGTCGCAGGCCGGCGCCACGACGTACACGTCGATCTCGCTGCTGTCCTGCGGGTCGGTGAAGACGAGGACCAGCGCCGGCACGTGCCGCAGGTGGGCCTGCGGGTTGGACCAGCGCGCGTAGTCGACGGCGAGCGGTGCGGCCCCCGGCGTGTCGGTGATGAACGCGGCACACGCCAGGAGCTTCTGTGGCGAGTTGACGTAGGGCCGTAGCGGCGCCGGAACGAGCCCGACGGCGCTGAACTGCTGGCTGAACGACGATCCGGAACGGGCGGCATCGGCCGGCGGCTGGGCCACCGAGTTCTTGTGGACGGAGGCAGCGGTCGGAGCCGGGGCGATCGGCGCCTGGCCG
The sequence above is a segment of the Mycobacteriales bacterium genome. Coding sequences within it:
- a CDS encoding N-acetylmuramoyl-L-alanine amidase; translation: MVEFRRGDRGDGVAEIRAKLSGLGLLDLASTEAGADGDVFDDATDRAVRGFQQSRGLRIDGIVGPETYRCLDEAHWRFGDRVLSFTVNRPFVGDDVAVLQQRLLDLGFDPGRCDGIFGTATDAALREFQRNVGLRADGTLGPDTLRALERLRRTVTGGSPSERREEERLRRSGQNLTGRTIVLDPGHGGSDEGVSGFGLTEAELAFDLATRIEGRLGALGVTTYLTRSADTHPPETERARFANEVAAELVVSLHHDAAASGEPSGVACYFYGAARPGQSGHSVIGARLADLIVREVTSRTDLLDCRTHPKSWELLRLTRMPAVRLEAGYLSSPSDAARLATSEFRDAVAEAVVAALQRLYLPEHLDVPTGQFRLSALAG
- the trxA gene encoding thioredoxin, whose amino-acid sequence is MGAATTAVTDATFDAEVLGSDVPVLVDFWAEWCGPCKMVAPVLEEIATENAGKIRVVKVNTDENPEITRRYQVMSIPTMSVFSGGEVVKSIVGAKPKAALLRDLEAYL
- the trxB gene encoding thioredoxin-disulfide reductase, which codes for MPDGVRDVIIVGSGPAGYTAGIYTARANLHPLLIEGFQFGGALMNTTEVENFPGFPDGVMGPELMDMMRKQAEKFGAEIITDDATELDLTGEVKRVSVGGETHLARTVILAMGSAYRELGVPGEKELSGRGVSWCATCDGFFFRDQPIAVVGGGDSAVEEATFLTKFGESVTIVHRRDALRASKIMADRAHDNPKIKFAWNSVVKEVAGEDKVSGLVLEDVTTGETSTLPVGGVFVAIGHDPRSELVRDQVTLDAEGYVVVDSPRTRTNLPGVFACGDLVDRTFRQAITAAASGCAAAIDVERYLEDQH